The sequence below is a genomic window from Flagellimonas marinaquae.
CATGCTGAATATGCCCAGAAAAAAAAGTGCCTTTATGTTTTGGAATTTCCGCATCGGATACAAATATAGGAATCTATTGAATTAAGCTAAACTACAATACCACAACTTTTTAGTAAACCCCTATTGCATATCCAAAAACCATAACCTGAAAGTTCAATTAAACTGTCTTTTGCGGTTGGGTATTATTAGAAAACAAGAGCTTAGTTGACACTTCAAAAGAACTCTTTGCAGGCTTTAAACAAATAAATATTCTGACTTAGGCATTTAGATACTAATATTTTTTATGTAGCATGGCGGTGTGTTGACCATGCGGTGCATAAGGTTCTCGAATATCCCTTCCTTCATGAAACTCCGGTTGAACCTATAGCAATATTCATCGAGGTAGTCCTGTAGATCCTTCACGTGATGGTGTACGCCCCTTAACCATCCCTTGAGATTCATTATCGTGCGATGGAGTTCGGGGAAGTTGTTCCCCTTTTTGCCAGAAGGTATGCGACCGAGGTTCTTGAACTCCTTCTTCAGCGGGGCATATCCTGTCCATTGGTCCGTGGTGACCTTCGCATCACTGTCGATATGGTCCCTCATGAAACTGCCCAAGTGCTCGGCACTGGCCTTGGGGATTACACGGGCATAGAGGCGTGAGACACCCTTTTTCCTTTTCTCGATGCCCACCACCACAAGCTTTTTGACGCCGTTCTTCCTGCCGCGTACGCCCTGTTCCTGTCCACCGAAGACAGTCTCGTCCACCTCGGCCGTGCCGGTTATCGGGTGGTTCCCGGAACTCTCCATCGCCTTCATCACCTTTCGCTTGAAGGCCCAACAGGTCTTTTGCCTCAGGTCAAGTTTGCGGCTCAGCTCGGTGGAGGTAACCCCTTTTTTGTTGGTCGAGACGAAATAAACAATCCAGAATGCCTTGACCAGATCGAACTTGACCTGATGGAAAAGGGTGCCCGCCGTCGGGGATTCCACGTACCTGCACGAGGTACATTGGCGGGACATCTCGGCCTTGCCCGGACAACTGTGCCCATGGCCACATTTGCGGCAGCGATATCCGTCCCTCCATTTGAGTCCCGATAGGTATGACAGACAGTCCTCCTTAGTAGAAAAACGCTCCTGGAACTCGAAAAGGGACAGGCTTTTGAATCTTTGCTCCATGTTTATATATATTGTTTCCCTAAATTTATTGATGTTGGAAATATTTACAAAGTGCCTAAGTCAATAAATATTTAATGGTATATACATTTGTATGATCATACATCCATATAAATATTTGTTTTTGGAGTGCTTGAAATTTCTGTAAAATATTTGTGGAAAGGGAGAAAAAGAGCAAATCAGGGTTTGTCCGAGTGTCAGTGTAAACTGAATTCTTTTTCTCCCTACCCATATTTCTACTGTAGTTGCCAAAAACGATGTTTTTGGCAACACCCCCAAAGAATCGAATAGGGATGGTAAGCCTTAGGAGGCTTACCATCCCTATTTTGGATTTAACCTCAATTCCTTTGCAAATTTATTTTGAATGCTTCTTGATTTGCCATACACGAACCGATGTACGGCAAATGGATTAAATGCTGTTCAATGTTGCTAGGTTTGTTCAATAAAGTAAATCAACAAATACCAGTACTATGAAGCGTATATTTATCATGGACGACGATGGATTAAAGGAGTACGTTCCTGTGGAATCTCTCAAAAACAATCTAGCTCCAAAACTGGAGGATAAGGATAATCAAAATCAAACTGAAAATGAAATGTTGACGATTGCCGATTTGGTCAAGAAATTTAAAGTGACCAGGCCGACCATCTATTCCTGGATGGAAAAAGGGTTGCTCAAAAAGATACCTATTGGCGGACGTGTTCTATTTCATCCCAATGACATCGACGAGCTTATCGATCGGTTAAGGGGTATTTCTTCTTAGAAACAGATTGATGATCCAAAGTCAAAATAAAAAATGGATTTTATTAATCGGAGGTCACGAAGCAAGTTGTGTTTTTGTATACAAAAACGGCTCACTTTGTTCGCAAGCTTGTTGAAGATACTCCTCAATTCCTAAAATTATGGCACGGCCAAAAAAAGAAATTAGAGAGCTTAAAGCAATTCATATCAGTTTTAGAACTACAGTGGATAATTATCTCATTGTAGCTCATAATGCAGAATCTTGCGGGCTTTCAATTGCTGATTATATCCGAAAAAAAATTACAGGAGAACCTTTACCTAGATATAAGATCTCTCCTTATGAAAGAAAAATTTTCGTTGAGCTGAGCAGGATAGGTAACAATATTAACCAGTTGGCCATCAAAATTCATTTAGGGCAGAACCAACCCGAAAAATTGACGGGACAACTTGTGGAACTACAAAGGTTGCTTTCTGAAGTAAAACAAATTATGGTAAAATAAAGTCAAAACAGGTTGATTGAATTTTAGTAAAAAAAAAAGAAAAATAGCAATAATTGCTAATATTCTTCTAAATTTACTAAATGCAGCTCGCCGATTTTATCAAAAATAGATTGTCATTGGAAGAATATTCATTCTCCCGTGATGAATATATGGCTTATTCAGGGAAGGACGCAAATGCTATTGCAACGGATTTAGCCTATTTATCTGAGAAAGGGGAGATTTTTGCCTTAAGAAAAGGATTCTATCTTATCATACCGCCAAGATATTCAAAGTTGGGTGTTTTGCCATTGGAGCTTTATGTCAATAAATTATTTGAACATTTGGATAAGCCCTATTACATTGGTTTATACTCGGCAGCACAAATACATGGAGCAGCCCATCAACAGGTACAGACTGGATACATCATCACACAAAGCACTAGAATGTTGGATATTCATAAAAAAAATGTAACCATAAATTTTTTTCTTACCTCTAATTGGCCCAAGGCCAATATTGTCCAAAAAAAATCGGATGCTGGTTATTTTAATGTTTCAGACCCATTACTGACCATTGTAGATTTAATATACCACCAAAGAAAGTTAGGAGGAATAAATAGAATATTGGCAAATATCGAGGAACTTTTAGAAGAAGTTGAGCCAAGTGAAATGGATTCCTTATTGCAATGGTATCCGCATAAAAGTGTTTTACAGCGGTTGGGTTTTTTAATCGATTATATAAACCCAGAAGAGAATTTGCGTGAGCCACTTATTGTGCATTTGGAAAGACATGGGTTTTACCCTGTACTGTTGAATACATCGGATAAAATCAAACCAGGTGCAGTGGATAATAAATGGAAAGTGGATGTGAACTTAGCTCTAGAAAGCGATATATGATACCACGGCCCTACATAGCAGAATGGCAAGAAAATGCTCCTTGGAAATCATTCGCCCAGATAGAGCAAGATTTGATTATAAGTCGTATGCTGGTTGCCATATTCTCCGATGATTTCTTATATGAAAACCTAGCTTTTAGAGGTGGTACGGCATTACACAAGTTATATCTTAACCCAGCACCTCGGTATTCAGAAGATATTGATTTGGTTCAAATTAAGGAAGGCCCTATTAAACCTATTATGGAAAGACTGGATCAGATTATAGATTTCTTTGAAGAGCCAAGAAAAACGCAAGTTAGAGGTCATGGCGCAAAAGCTCTATATCGATTTAACTCAGAGTATGAGAATATCCGTATGCGGGTTAAAATTGAAATCAATTGTCGAGAGCATTTTAATGTTCTTGACTGGGTTGAATTCCCATTCGAAGTTGAGAATACCTGGTTTACAGGCAGGACCAAAATACGAACATATAGCATCAATGAACTTTTAGGAACTAAGTTACGGGCATTGTACCAACGAAGTAAAGGCCGCGATCTTTTTGATTTGGATTATTCGCGGACGCACATAAATTTGGAAACGGCTTCTATTATAGAATGTTTCAATGAATATATGGCCTTTTCGGTTGGAAAGCCACCAAGTCAAAAAGAGTTTTTACAAAATATTGAAGCTAAGGAAAATGATTCTGGTTTTACTGGGGACATGGAAGCCTTGTTGCGTCCTGAAATTGAATATGACCAAAAAGCAGCATTTAGATGGTTGAAAAATGAAATACTTAAAACCGAAGAATGATGTTCAACGAAGACTCCAGAGTAAAGATACCAGCGATTTTACATCTCACGCAGCTTGGGTATACGTATTTGTCCCTTAAGGAATCTAGCTGGGATGTGGAGACCAACATTTTTGCGGACATTTTCAAGACTTCGATTGAACGAATAAACCCGCATCTTGAAAGTCAAGATATTGAAAGGTTATATCAGGAAATAAGCCTGTCTCTTGACAATAATGATTTGGGCAAAGCCTTTTATAATATGTTGGTGCAACGTTCAGGGACTAAACTTTTGGATTTAGAAAATTTTGGAAACAATTCTTTCCATGTAGTAACAGAACTTACCTATAAAAATGGTGAGGATGAATTCCGGCCAGACGTTATTGTATTGATTAACGGTATGCCATTGGTTTTTATAGAGGTGAAAAAGCCAAATAACCGCGATGGGGTTTTGGATGAGCGGAGGCGAATCAAAAGAAGGTTTCAGAATAAAAAGTTCAAAAAGTTCGTGAATCTTACCCAGTTCATGATTTTCTCCAATAATATGGAGTATGACGACAATGAAATTGAGCCCTGGCAGGGTGCGTTTTACGCCTCCCCCTCCTATACTAATCCCATCTTTAATTATTTCAGGGAAGAAATTGGCTTCAACCTTTCCCAAGTTTTAAAACCTTTGGACCCCGACACTGAGGATTTTGTTTTAAGGGACACTAATTACCAAGCCATAAAAAACAGTCCAGAATTTTTAACCAACAAGAATCTGGATTCTCCAACAAATAGAGTTCTCACTTCTTTGTTGAGCAAGGAAAGACTGGAATTCATGTTGCGCTATGCCTTGGCCTATGTTAACGAGTACTCCGGTATTCAGAAACATATCATGCGTTACCCTCAGTTTTTTGCAACAATGGCCATTCAAGAAAAACTGGATAAAGGGATAAAAAAGGGAATTATTTGGCACACTCAAGGTAGTGGTAAAACGGCTCTTGCATATTACAACACCCATTTTTTGACCGATTACTTTCAAGCCAAGAACATTATTCCAAAGTTCTATTTTATAGTCGATAGGTTGGATTTGCTCACACAGGCCAGGGATGAGTTTACGGCGAGAGGTTTGAAGGTCCATACGGTAAACTCTAAACAAGAGTTTCTAAATGATTTAAAAACCACCACCGCTGTTTATAACGCCAAAGGAGTTCGTGAAATTTCTGTGGTAAATATCCAAAAGTTTCATGATGACAAAGACTTGCGGATGAACCTTGACTATGATATTTCCATACAGCGGATTTATTTTTTGGATGAAGTGCACCGCAGTTACGAACCCAAAGGTAGTTTCTTGGCCAATTTAGAACAGAGCGATAAGAATGCCATCAAAATCGGCTTGACAGGAACACCTTTAATCGGGAAAGATTTAAAGTCCAAAGACTTGTTTGGTGATTATATCCATAAGTACTACTACAATAAATCCATAGCTGATGGCTACACTCTAAAGCTGATTCGAGAAGACATAGAGACCGAATACCAAATAAAATTAAAGGCTGCACTTGATTCCATTGATATAAAAAAGGGAGATACTGATAGAAAATTGGTGTATGCCCATCCCTCTTTTGTAGAACCTATGTTGGAATACATCGTCGACGACTTTGAAAAATTCAGGGTTCGTAACAATGATGGTAGTTTAGGGGGCATGGTTATATGCGACAGCAGCGAACAGGCGAGAGAATTGTTCAGGATTTTTAATGAGAAATTTGGTTCCGTGGTTAATGGTCTGCCAAAAGTCGCTGAAGAAGATACTACCTATGGTAATGAATGGTCTGCAAACTTTAAACCTAAAAAAGCAGGGCTTGTTTTGTACGATTCTGGATCAAAGGATGAATTGGCCGAACGCAGGGATCAATTTAAGTCTGGGAAAATTGACTTGCTTTTTGTTTATAATATGTTATTGACGGGTTTTGACGCCAAACGGCTAAAGAAACTGTATCTGGCAAGAGTAATAAAAAGCCATAATCTTTTGCAGGCATTGACCAGGGTAAATAGAACCTATAAAGATTACCGATATGGATATGTGGTCGATTTTGCCGATATATCCTTGGAGTTTGACAAGACCAACCGTGCCTATTTTGATGAGCTTCAAGAGGTATTGGGCGATGAGATGGAAAGCTATTCCAATCTCTTTATGTCCAAAGAAGAGATTGAGGTCAACATATCGGAAATAAAGGAAACCCTTGCTGATTATGAATTAAAAAATGCCGAAATCTTTTCTGCTCAAATTTCAGAAATTAGCGATAGGGGTACTATGTTAAAGATTAAGAAGGCCTTGGAAGATGCCCGTTCCCTTTACAACGTTATTAGATTGACAGGGGAATATGATCTATTGGAAAAATTGGATTTCCGTCAATTGGGACGATTGCGTATAATGGCGATAGACCATTTAGCATTGATCAACGCCAAACAAGCCTTGGAGCACAATGAAGAAATGGGCAACCTCTTGAATATGGCTCTGGAGGATGTGGTATTTCTGTTCAAAAAAGTAGGGGAAGAAGAACTGATTCTGGCCGATAGACTAAAAGACATCCTAAGAAAAACGCGCGAAGGCCTTGCCAGTAATTTTGATACCAAAGACCCTGAATGGATTAGCCTATATGATGAATTAAAAAGACTTTTTAAAAATAAGAACCTAAGTGAGGTCACTCAGGAGGAAATGCAGCGGAATATGCATTCACTGAAAACCATTCATGAAAAAGTGAAGGAATTGAACCGGAAAAATGAGTTGCTGTGTGCTAAATACGAAGGTGATTCAAAATATGCCCGGGTTCAGAAACGGTTGTTGGAAGCAGGAAAACCTTCAAAAATTAGGACGGCCATTATCGAGGCCTTACAAAATATAAAGGAACAAGCAGATATGAGCATACTACAACGTAACAATACCTTGGACAATGAAGCATATTTTAAACGGGAAGTGGCACGCTATGTAATGAAGTCATTCAACCAAAGTTTAACCACGAACTTGGATTATGACACCGTAATTTTTATTAGTGACATCATTGTAAATGAATATATGAACGAGTATTATAACAGACCGGCATAATGACTGTAGAGAATACAACACAAACTAAAAAACTAATAGACAACCTAAAGGCTGTATGTGCCAGTTATGGTTTAGGGAATGATGGTAACGAGTTTAAGATCATCACCCAAGTATTTTTGTACAAATACCTTAACGATAAATTCTCATATGAGTTAAAAAAAGTAAGGCCAAGTTTAACTAAAAGAGAAAAATGGCAATTGGCATTGAGCGAGATTGATGAAGGGGAATACAAACTCCTACAATTTGACTTGGAAAGTAATACGGCCTTTCTCTATCCCCACCATGTGATTGAGTATTTATTCGATAGACAGAATGAACCTGAATTTGGCAAACTATTGGATGACACTCTTTTGGACATTGCCGCCAAAAACAATGATTTGTTTGCAGTAAATACCGATGGTGGTGCCAAAATCAGGTTGTTTGATAGAGTCACTGAGTTTATTTCGGATCCTACCAAACGGGATGCCTTCGCAAAGGCATTGTTAAATAAGTTAGTGGATTTTAGTTTTGAGAATGTCATGACCGAAGGGTTTGATTTCTTCTCCACCATTTTTGAGTATCTGGTAAAAGATTATAACAATGACGCTGGGGGTAAATATGCTGAATACTATACTCCGCATGCCGTGGCCAAGATAATGGCTGCTATTTTAGTGCCAGAACCTGTTAAGAATGTGACCGTATATGATCCCAGTGCGGGATCGGGCACCTTGCTTATGAATCTAGCTCACGCCATAGGGCCAGATAAATGCACTGTATATTCTCAGGACATTTCGCAAAAATCCTCTACACTGCTACGATTAAACCTCGTGTTAAACAATTTGGTGCACAGTATTGAGAATGTTATCCAAGGTAATACCATGACAACCCCATATCATAAAGAGCACGGAGCTTTACGCAAGTTCGACTACATCGTCAGCAACCCGCCCTTTAAGCTGGACTTTAGCGATGATGTGGAAGAGTTGCAGAAGAAAGTAAATAAAGGTCGCTTTTTTGCGGGAATCCCCAACGTACCAAAAAAAGCCAAAGACAAAATGGCGATTTACTCGCTTTTTTTACAGCACATCGCATATTCTTTGACCGAAACGGGGAAGGCAGCGGTAGTCGTACCTACAGGGTTTTTGACAGCACAAAGTGGTATTGATAAAAAAATACGTCAATACTTAGTTGATCATAAAATGTTGGCCGGAGCGGTAAGCATGCCCAGTAACATTTTTGCCACTACAGGCACAAATGTTTCCATTGTTTTTATGGACAAAAATAATGATGAAAAAGTGGTGTTTATTGACGCCAGCAATTTAGGCAAAACGGTAAAAGAAGGTAAAAATCAAAAAACGGTTTTAAACACTAAAGAGGAAGACCGTATTATAAACACCTTTATCAATAAAACAGAGGTGGATAATTTTTCCGTAGTGGTTGAATACGATGAAATCACTACTAAAAACTATAGTTTTAATGCAGGGCAATATTTTGAGGTAAAAATTGAATATGAAGATATTACTTTAGAAGATTTTACAACACTTAAAAACACTTTTCAAAGTAATCTGAAAGAACTATTCGCTGAAAGTGAAAAGTTAGAAAAGCAGATTCAAGAAAACTTTAAATTCTTGAATTATGAATAAACTAAATGATGCGGTTACTTATGTTAAAGAAAGAATGCCTCGTGAAGAGTTAAAACTTGAAACATATATTACAACAGATAATTTAAAACAAAACAAGGGGGGTAAAGAAAACGCAATCTCTCTTCCACCTTCAGGAAATACATTTCCTGCATATTCGAAGAATGATATTTTAATCGGAAACATTAGGCCATATTTAAGAAAGATATGGTTTGCAGACTCGTCAGGTGGACATTCTGCGGATGTATTAAATTTAAGGGTCAATAAGGGGATTTGTCCAAGGTTCATTTATTACAACTGCTTCCAAAATGAGTTTTTTGACCATATGATGAAGGGGTCGAAAGGTTCAAAAATGCCTCGGGGAGATAAGAATCAAATACTAACTTTTCCAATCCCAGATTATAGTTATAATTATCAACAACAAATCGCCAAAGTCTTATCCGATTTAGATAATAAAATTGAAGTCAATATCAAAATCAATATGGAGTTAGAAGCCATGGCCAAGTTGATTTATGATTATTGGTTTGTCCAGTTTGATTTTCCAAACAAAAATGGTAAACCCTATAAATCTTCTGGCGGTAAAATGGTTTATAATAAAGAATTGAAACTTGTTATTCCAGAAGGTTGGGTGGTTAAGCCATTAACCGAAGAAATGGACTTGCAATACGGCTTTCCGTTTAGCACAAAATTGTTTAATGAGGAAGAAAATGGTGTTCCTGTAATTAGAATTCGAGATATACAAAATGGTTCGATTTCATATCATTCAACCGAAGATGTTGATGAAAAATATAGACTTAACAAAGGTGATGTTTTGGTTGGAATGGATGGTAATTTTCATATCAACTACTGGAATCTTGAGAATTGCTATTTGAACCAACGGTGTTTAAGAATTAGGTCAAAATCCAACTCTATTTCTGAAATACAAGCTAGGTATATGATAGAACCATTTATAAAAGCAAGAGAGAAAAATGTTTCAAGAACAACCGTGGGCCATTTGAGTGCAAAAGACATTAATGATTTAAAAATAATTGTAGCACATCCTGAATTGCAGTCCAAGGCTAACAAACTTTTCAACTCAATTTTAAAGAAAATCATTTCTAGTA
It includes:
- a CDS encoding plasmid mobilization protein — translated: MARPKKEIRELKAIHISFRTTVDNYLIVAHNAESCGLSIADYIRKKITGEPLPRYKISPYERKIFVELSRIGNNINQLAIKIHLGQNQPEKLTGQLVELQRLLSEVKQIMVK
- a CDS encoding helix-turn-helix domain-containing protein; translation: MKRIFIMDDDGLKEYVPVESLKNNLAPKLEDKDNQNQTENEMLTIADLVKKFKVTRPTIYSWMEKGLLKKIPIGGRVLFHPNDIDELIDRLRGISS
- a CDS encoding type I restriction endonuclease subunit R → MMFNEDSRVKIPAILHLTQLGYTYLSLKESSWDVETNIFADIFKTSIERINPHLESQDIERLYQEISLSLDNNDLGKAFYNMLVQRSGTKLLDLENFGNNSFHVVTELTYKNGEDEFRPDVIVLINGMPLVFIEVKKPNNRDGVLDERRRIKRRFQNKKFKKFVNLTQFMIFSNNMEYDDNEIEPWQGAFYASPSYTNPIFNYFREEIGFNLSQVLKPLDPDTEDFVLRDTNYQAIKNSPEFLTNKNLDSPTNRVLTSLLSKERLEFMLRYALAYVNEYSGIQKHIMRYPQFFATMAIQEKLDKGIKKGIIWHTQGSGKTALAYYNTHFLTDYFQAKNIIPKFYFIVDRLDLLTQARDEFTARGLKVHTVNSKQEFLNDLKTTTAVYNAKGVREISVVNIQKFHDDKDLRMNLDYDISIQRIYFLDEVHRSYEPKGSFLANLEQSDKNAIKIGLTGTPLIGKDLKSKDLFGDYIHKYYYNKSIADGYTLKLIREDIETEYQIKLKAALDSIDIKKGDTDRKLVYAHPSFVEPMLEYIVDDFEKFRVRNNDGSLGGMVICDSSEQARELFRIFNEKFGSVVNGLPKVAEEDTTYGNEWSANFKPKKAGLVLYDSGSKDELAERRDQFKSGKIDLLFVYNMLLTGFDAKRLKKLYLARVIKSHNLLQALTRVNRTYKDYRYGYVVDFADISLEFDKTNRAYFDELQEVLGDEMESYSNLFMSKEEIEVNISEIKETLADYELKNAEIFSAQISEISDRGTMLKIKKALEDARSLYNVIRLTGEYDLLEKLDFRQLGRLRIMAIDHLALINAKQALEHNEEMGNLLNMALEDVVFLFKKVGEEELILADRLKDILRKTREGLASNFDTKDPEWISLYDELKRLFKNKNLSEVTQEEMQRNMHSLKTIHEKVKELNRKNELLCAKYEGDSKYARVQKRLLEAGKPSKIRTAIIEALQNIKEQADMSILQRNNTLDNEAYFKREVARYVMKSFNQSLTTNLDYDTVIFISDIIVNEYMNEYYNRPA
- a CDS encoding type IV toxin-antitoxin system AbiEi family antitoxin domain-containing protein translates to MQLADFIKNRLSLEEYSFSRDEYMAYSGKDANAIATDLAYLSEKGEIFALRKGFYLIIPPRYSKLGVLPLELYVNKLFEHLDKPYYIGLYSAAQIHGAAHQQVQTGYIITQSTRMLDIHKKNVTINFFLTSNWPKANIVQKKSDAGYFNVSDPLLTIVDLIYHQRKLGGINRILANIEELLEEVEPSEMDSLLQWYPHKSVLQRLGFLIDYINPEENLREPLIVHLERHGFYPVLLNTSDKIKPGAVDNKWKVDVNLALESDI
- a CDS encoding HsdM family class I SAM-dependent methyltransferase; protein product: MTVENTTQTKKLIDNLKAVCASYGLGNDGNEFKIITQVFLYKYLNDKFSYELKKVRPSLTKREKWQLALSEIDEGEYKLLQFDLESNTAFLYPHHVIEYLFDRQNEPEFGKLLDDTLLDIAAKNNDLFAVNTDGGAKIRLFDRVTEFISDPTKRDAFAKALLNKLVDFSFENVMTEGFDFFSTIFEYLVKDYNNDAGGKYAEYYTPHAVAKIMAAILVPEPVKNVTVYDPSAGSGTLLMNLAHAIGPDKCTVYSQDISQKSSTLLRLNLVLNNLVHSIENVIQGNTMTTPYHKEHGALRKFDYIVSNPPFKLDFSDDVEELQKKVNKGRFFAGIPNVPKKAKDKMAIYSLFLQHIAYSLTETGKAAVVVPTGFLTAQSGIDKKIRQYLVDHKMLAGAVSMPSNIFATTGTNVSIVFMDKNNDEKVVFIDASNLGKTVKEGKNQKTVLNTKEEDRIINTFINKTEVDNFSVVVEYDEITTKNYSFNAGQYFEVKIEYEDITLEDFTTLKNTFQSNLKELFAESEKLEKQIQENFKFLNYE
- a CDS encoding restriction endonuclease subunit S, with the translated sequence MNKLNDAVTYVKERMPREELKLETYITTDNLKQNKGGKENAISLPPSGNTFPAYSKNDILIGNIRPYLRKIWFADSSGGHSADVLNLRVNKGICPRFIYYNCFQNEFFDHMMKGSKGSKMPRGDKNQILTFPIPDYSYNYQQQIAKVLSDLDNKIEVNIKINMELEAMAKLIYDYWFVQFDFPNKNGKPYKSSGGKMVYNKELKLVIPEGWVVKPLTEEMDLQYGFPFSTKLFNEEENGVPVIRIRDIQNGSISYHSTEDVDEKYRLNKGDVLVGMDGNFHINYWNLENCYLNQRCLRIRSKSNSISEIQARYMIEPFIKAREKNVSRTTVGHLSAKDINDLKIIVAHPELQSKANKLFNSILKKIISSREENQRLGELRDWLLPMLMNGQIKVVQTEKDTLKELFPDVNLYAEVAALQFLDKKANSLSHGKTYIQKAMSHLKDIKREKRLKHIEFEEYHWGMFSKTVAKSIDSNPFLYQETTPNGKKVYKVKANKMKELITWMALQENQGFVKSVEELIALYQDPLIGNDIDRIELLNTVHRCMTKLNSDKLVDIRKGMQEWPMKENSYKNKAEKFTENETLLMIGFIKELLVK
- a CDS encoding nucleotidyl transferase AbiEii/AbiGii toxin family protein gives rise to the protein MIPRPYIAEWQENAPWKSFAQIEQDLIISRMLVAIFSDDFLYENLAFRGGTALHKLYLNPAPRYSEDIDLVQIKEGPIKPIMERLDQIIDFFEEPRKTQVRGHGAKALYRFNSEYENIRMRVKIEINCREHFNVLDWVEFPFEVENTWFTGRTKIRTYSINELLGTKLRALYQRSKGRDLFDLDYSRTHINLETASIIECFNEYMAFSVGKPPSQKEFLQNIEAKENDSGFTGDMEALLRPEIEYDQKAAFRWLKNEILKTEE
- a CDS encoding IS1595 family transposase, giving the protein MEQRFKSLSLFEFQERFSTKEDCLSYLSGLKWRDGYRCRKCGHGHSCPGKAEMSRQCTSCRYVESPTAGTLFHQVKFDLVKAFWIVYFVSTNKKGVTSTELSRKLDLRQKTCWAFKRKVMKAMESSGNHPITGTAEVDETVFGGQEQGVRGRKNGVKKLVVVGIEKRKKGVSRLYARVIPKASAEHLGSFMRDHIDSDAKVTTDQWTGYAPLKKEFKNLGRIPSGKKGNNFPELHRTIMNLKGWLRGVHHHVKDLQDYLDEYCYRFNRSFMKEGIFENLMHRMVNTPPCYIKNISI